CGCAGGCTTTTTTACCGCTATCCGATTAAAAGAAATCATGGGCAGCCATGTTCGGGTAACTATATTGGAAAGTGGTGAACGTGTGCTGAGGAAAGTTGAAATATCTGGTGGTGGAAGATGCAACTGTACCAATTCATTTGCACTTGTTACCGACTTGCAGCAAGTTTACCCTCGTGGCCACAGACTCATGAAACGACTGATGAAAGGATTCTCACAGAAGGATGCCTACGAGTGGTTTGAACAGCATGGAGTGAAATTAACCACCCAGGAGGATGAGTGTGTTTTTCCACAAACTCAGGACTCGCACACCATTATTAATATGTTCCTACACGAAGCCCAACGATTGGGAATAGAGATAAAAACAAAACAGAAAATAACATCCTTAGACACACTGAAGGACTTCGACTGTATAGTAATTGCAATTGGAGGTAATCCTCGCGAAGAAAGTATCAAATGGCTTCAGCACGAGATAGTTACACCAATTCCATCACTTTTTACTTTCACTATTAATGACCTACAACTCCATGAACTAATGGGTACAGTAGCTGAGCATGCAACAGCAATGCTACCTGGCACAAAAATGCGCAGCGAAGGTCCTTTGCTTGTCACACACTGGGGAATGAGTGGTCCATGTATTTTGCGTTTATCCAACTATGCAGCTCGCCTGCTTGCAGAGCACAACTATCAAATGTCATTAAGCATTAATTGGACAAGTCATACAGAAGCCGAGATGCATAACGAACTACTCGACATCACTATACGCAACACTCAAAAAATGGTGATGACCATAAAGCCATTCGATATTACCCAAAGGCTATGGAGCTATCTGGTGCAAAAAAGCTTAGGCAACGAGCGCTGTAACTGCCGATGGGGAGAATTGTCAAAAAAAGAATTAAACCGACTAACGAACAATCTCATCAACGACACCTACCAAATAGCGGGCCGTGCCCCATTCAAGGATGAGTTTGTTACTTGTGGTGGCATTTCACTTTCGGCCATTGACGCATCTACCCTTGAAAGCAAGAGCATACCAGGGCTTTATTTCACAGGAGAGATTCTAGACATTGATGGGGTAACAGGAGGTTTCAATTTCCAAGCAGCCTGGACTACAGCCAATACCGTAGCAGAGGCTATCAGCAGAAAAATTCAATAAAAATCGCTCATTTTTCAGAAAATCTTTTCGTTGGATGATTTTTTTATTATACCTTTGCAGGAAACTTGTTGACTAAGAAACATAAACTATAAAATATTCAATACATTATGTCACAAATCAAAGGACAGATTTCTCAGATCATTGGTCCTGTTATCGATGTTTATTTCGATACCAAAGGAATGGATGCTGAGAAAGTGTTGCCGAAAATTCACGAAGCACTCCGCATAGACCGCGGACAAGGTAAAGAACTTATTGTCGAAGTGCAGCAACACATCGGAGAGGATACCGTTCGTTGCGTTGCTATGGACAACACCGACGGACTTCAGCGCGGTCTTGAGGCCGAACCTCTTGGCTCGCCTATTGTGATGCCTGCTGGAGATCAGATTAAGGGACGCATGCTAAATGTAATAGGACAGCCTATTGACGGTATGAAACAACTTAATATGGAAGGTGCCTACCCTATTCACCGTGAAGCTCCTCAATTTGAAGAACTCTCTACCAAGAAAGAAATTCTTTCCACAGGTATCAAAGTGATTGACCTTCTTGAACCCTATATGAAAGGTGGTAAGATCGGTCTGTTCGGTGGAGCAGGTGTAGGAAAGACGGTGCTCATCATGGAGTTGATCAACAACATTGCCAAAGGGCACAATGGTTTCTCTGTATTTGCAGGTGTTGGCGAACGCACTCGTGAAGGCAACGACTTGATTCGAGAAATGATTGAGAGCGGTGTTATTCGCTATGGCGAAAAATTCCGTAAGGCTATGGATGAAGGCAAATGGGACCTTTCACTTGTTGACCCCGAAGAGCTGAAGAAGAGTCAGGCCACATTGGTATATGGACAGATGAATGAACCACCCGGTGCACGTGCATCAGTAGCTCTTTCGGGTCTGACTGTTGCTGAAGGATTCCGCGATGCAGGCGGCAAGGATGGAGGAGCTGCCGATATTTTGTTCTTTATCGACAACATCTTCCGTTTCACACAGGCTGGTTCTGAAGTATCTGCACTACTCGGCCGTATGCCTTCAGCTGTAGGTTATCAGCCTACTTTGGCATCGGAGATGGGTGCTATGCAGGAACGAATCACCTCTACAAAGAAAGGTTCAATTACTTCTGTACAAGCCGTATATGTACCTGCTGATGACTTGACTGACCCTGCTCCTGCCACAACCTTCACGCACTTGGACGCAACAACGGTATTGGATCGTAAGATTGCCGAGTTGGGTATCTACCCTGCCGTTGACCCTCTGGGTTCAACATCACGAATTCTCGACCCTCTAATTGTAGGTAAAGACCACTATGAGTGTGCTCAGCGCGTGAAAGAGATTCTGCAGCGCTACAAGGAGTTACAGGACATTATTGCCATTTTGGGTATGGACGAACTCTCAGATGAAGACAAGCTGACAGTGAACCGCGCACGCCGTGTACAGCGATTCCTTTCACAACCATTCTCTGTGGCCGAACAGTTCACAGGTCTGCCTGGCGTAATGGTTCCCATCGAAGATACGATCAAAGGTTTCAATGCCATTCTTGATGGTGAAGTTGACGATCTTCCTGAACAGGCATTCCTCAATGTAGGAACGATTGAAGATGCAAAAGCCAAGGCTAAGAAACTGCTGGAGGCTGCTAAGGGTTAATTGACAATTAAGAATTGATAATTGACAATTATGTTAAAACTGAAGATTGTTTCTCCAGAAAAGATTGAGTTCGAAGGCGAGATTGAGAGTGTACTTGTACCAGGTAGTCTCGGTCAGTTTGAGATTCTCATCAACCACGCACCTATTATATCATCGCTTGAGAAAGGCAAGGTAGTTTATACTTTACCTGGAGGCGAGAAAAAACTTCTTGATATCTGTGGCGGTTTTGTTGAGGTACAGAAAAATGTAGTAAGTCTCTGTGTAGAATTAAAAGATTAACATGAATCAAAGTGAATTAAAAAGCAAGGCAGGCTTTTATGTTTCGCAAGTGATTATCCTTTCGATGCTGATATGGTTTGCCTTTAAGATTTGGGGTGGAGAGTCTGTACAGACACCATCCACTATCGGCTGTTTTTTCACGATGTCATATTATTCTATTGATGGATGGTTATGGTATTGGGTGGCTTCTCGCCATCAAGACTTCATGTCATCATTCTATACAGGTACCGCAGGATGTCGTTTTCTGCTGGCGTTAATCATTTGTGCTATCTATTATATGATTGTCGGTAGCTCAGCAATGCTGACATTCCTGATGGTATTTTTTACTTACTATCTGGTGCTTATGATACACCATAGTATCATCTTTGTGAGAATATCCAATCGTTTATAACGAGTAAAAAGTCAACGTATTAGATGAAAGAATTAAAGTCAATATGTCTCTTGCTGATGATGGCAATGATACCTCTGACCATGTCGGCTGGTGAGGAGCAAGAAGAGGAGACTCTGAACATTTCGGAGATTGTACTTGAGCACCTCTCAGACTCCTACGAGTGGCACATTGCTACCTATGAAGGAAAACATATCGGTTTCCCCTTGCCCATCATCATTAGGAGTTCACAGACTGGTGAGTGGCATTTCTGTACGGAGCATACTCTACCCGAGGGATTCTTTTTCAATTCTGAAGCCCACGGCAAGATCTACGAACAGATGCCTGACGGCAATATCGAGCGTCCTCTGGATTTGAGCATTACCCGTAATGTTTTTCAAATTTGGATAGTGGTAGCCGTACTATTGGTTGTATTCCTCAGTTGTGCTCGCTGGTATAAGAAGCGCGACAAGACAAGCGATGCACCTGGCGGTTTTGTAGGTGCTATAGAGATGCTAGTAATGATGATCAACGATGATGTCATCAAAGAATCCATCGGCGAGAAACATTATAAGCCCTATGCTCCTTATCTGCTTACGGTGTTCTTCTTTATCCTTGTTACAAACCTCTTAGGGCTGCTTCCTATTTTCCCTGGTGGTTCTAATGTAACGGGTAATATCAATATCACATTCTTCTTGGCCTTCTGTACATTCTTGGCTATCAATCTGTTTGGTAACAAAGAGTATTGGAAAGATATCTTCTGGCCCAATGTGCCCATTTTCCTGAAGGCTATTCCTCTGATGCCTGTCATCGAACTTTTTGGCGTATTCACCAAGCCTTTTGCATTGATGATTCGTCTCTTTGCCAACATGATGGCAGGCCATGCAATGATTTTAAGTTTTAGCTGTGTGATCTTCTTAGGATGGACATTGGGTGTAGGCATGGGTATTGGCTTGAACCTGTTCAGCATTTTGATGCTGTTGTTCATGAATGCTCTTGAGTTGCTTGTAGCTTTTGTCCAGGCCTACGTGTTCACCATGTTGAGCGCCGTGTTCATTGGTTTGGCTCATCAGGAACATCATGAAGAATAAAACTCATGTGAGATAAGTCAATTAACAAATTGAAAATACATTTATAATATTAATAACCTAAAAAAAAAAGAATTATGATTACATCTATGTTATTAGCCGCTGAAGGCCTGGCACAACTGGGTTGCGGTTTGGGAGCTGGTATTGCAGTTATTGGTGCAGGTCTTGGTATTGGTAAGATTGGTGGTAGCGCCGTTGACGCTATTGCTCGCCAGCCGGAAGCTTCTGGTAAGATTTTCTCTCAGATGATTCTTACTTCTGCTTTCGTAGAGGGTTGTGCCCTTTTCGCTATCGCAGCTTGCGCATTCCTTATTAAATAATAAAGAGATTTAGCAAATGGATTTCACTCAATTACCATCAATTCTCACACCTGATCTGGGACTTCTATTCTGGATGTTGCTGGCGTTCTTGGTGGTCTTTGGTGTTCTTGCTAAGTTTGGTTTCCCTGCCATCACAAAGATGGTTGAGGAACGTAAGCAGTACATAGACGAGAGTCTTCGCAAGGCACATGAAGCCTCCGAACGGCTTGAGAACATCAAGCAGGAAGGCGAGGCCATCCTTCAACAAGCACGCGAGCAACAGGCTCAGATACTGAAAGAGGCTGCAGAGACTCGCGAGAGCATTGTTGAGACTGCACAGCAGAAAGCACGCGAGGAAGGTGCTCGACTGATCAGCGAGGCTAAGGCCGAGATTGAGCAGGAAAAGCATGCTGCTATTGCCGATATCCGGAAGCAGGTAGCTGAACTGAGCGTTGACATTGCTGAGAAGATTCTCAAACAGAACCTCAAGGACAGTAAGGACCAAATGCGTCTCATCGACAAGATGCTGGATGAGGTTTCTTCTATAAAATAATAATTGGCATTATAGATATGAACACAGGAGTAATATCGGTTCGCTATGCAAGGGCTCTTCTGAAGAGTGCTATCGACACAAAGTCAGAGGAGCTCGTATATAGGGATATGACCTTATTGGCCAAGAACTATATTGACGTTCCTCAACTCAGACAAACGATAGACAATCCTATGCTCGAGGCTGAGAAAAAACAGATGCTCCTTGTCACTGCTTGTGGCGGTGAAGAAGCATCTTCCCTCACGAAGGCTTTCATCAGTCTAGTACTGAAAGAAGGCCGCGAGAGCATGATTCAGTTTATGGCCAATTCTTACGTTACTTTGTATCGTAAACAGAAGAACGTCAT
The sequence above is a segment of the Prevotella sp. E9-3 genome. Coding sequences within it:
- the atpC gene encoding ATP synthase F1 subunit epsilon, which codes for MLKLKIVSPEKIEFEGEIESVLVPGSLGQFEILINHAPIISSLEKGKVVYTLPGGEKKLLDICGGFVEVQKNVVSLCVELKD
- the atpE gene encoding ATP synthase F0 subunit C → MITSMLLAAEGLAQLGCGLGAGIAVIGAGLGIGKIGGSAVDAIARQPEASGKIFSQMILTSAFVEGCALFAIAACAFLIK
- a CDS encoding aminoacetone oxidase family FAD-binding enzyme; this encodes MKTEQPFCLQVAIVGGGAAGFFTAIRLKEIMGSHVRVTILESGERVLRKVEISGGGRCNCTNSFALVTDLQQVYPRGHRLMKRLMKGFSQKDAYEWFEQHGVKLTTQEDECVFPQTQDSHTIINMFLHEAQRLGIEIKTKQKITSLDTLKDFDCIVIAIGGNPREESIKWLQHEIVTPIPSLFTFTINDLQLHELMGTVAEHATAMLPGTKMRSEGPLLVTHWGMSGPCILRLSNYAARLLAEHNYQMSLSINWTSHTEAEMHNELLDITIRNTQKMVMTIKPFDITQRLWSYLVQKSLGNERCNCRWGELSKKELNRLTNNLINDTYQIAGRAPFKDEFVTCGGISLSAIDASTLESKSIPGLYFTGEILDIDGVTGGFNFQAAWTTANTVAEAISRKIQ
- the atpD gene encoding F0F1 ATP synthase subunit beta codes for the protein MSQIKGQISQIIGPVIDVYFDTKGMDAEKVLPKIHEALRIDRGQGKELIVEVQQHIGEDTVRCVAMDNTDGLQRGLEAEPLGSPIVMPAGDQIKGRMLNVIGQPIDGMKQLNMEGAYPIHREAPQFEELSTKKEILSTGIKVIDLLEPYMKGGKIGLFGGAGVGKTVLIMELINNIAKGHNGFSVFAGVGERTREGNDLIREMIESGVIRYGEKFRKAMDEGKWDLSLVDPEELKKSQATLVYGQMNEPPGARASVALSGLTVAEGFRDAGGKDGGAADILFFIDNIFRFTQAGSEVSALLGRMPSAVGYQPTLASEMGAMQERITSTKKGSITSVQAVYVPADDLTDPAPATTFTHLDATTVLDRKIAELGIYPAVDPLGSTSRILDPLIVGKDHYECAQRVKEILQRYKELQDIIAILGMDELSDEDKLTVNRARRVQRFLSQPFSVAEQFTGLPGVMVPIEDTIKGFNAILDGEVDDLPEQAFLNVGTIEDAKAKAKKLLEAAKG
- the atpF gene encoding F0F1 ATP synthase subunit B, which translates into the protein MDFTQLPSILTPDLGLLFWMLLAFLVVFGVLAKFGFPAITKMVEERKQYIDESLRKAHEASERLENIKQEGEAILQQAREQQAQILKEAAETRESIVETAQQKAREEGARLISEAKAEIEQEKHAAIADIRKQVAELSVDIAEKILKQNLKDSKDQMRLIDKMLDEVSSIK
- the atpB gene encoding F0F1 ATP synthase subunit A, whose translation is MKELKSICLLLMMAMIPLTMSAGEEQEEETLNISEIVLEHLSDSYEWHIATYEGKHIGFPLPIIIRSSQTGEWHFCTEHTLPEGFFFNSEAHGKIYEQMPDGNIERPLDLSITRNVFQIWIVVAVLLVVFLSCARWYKKRDKTSDAPGGFVGAIEMLVMMINDDVIKESIGEKHYKPYAPYLLTVFFFILVTNLLGLLPIFPGGSNVTGNINITFFLAFCTFLAINLFGNKEYWKDIFWPNVPIFLKAIPLMPVIELFGVFTKPFALMIRLFANMMAGHAMILSFSCVIFLGWTLGVGMGIGLNLFSILMLLFMNALELLVAFVQAYVFTMLSAVFIGLAHQEHHEE
- a CDS encoding F0F1 ATP synthase subunit delta, producing MNTGVISVRYARALLKSAIDTKSEELVYRDMTLLAKNYIDVPQLRQTIDNPMLEAEKKQMLLVTACGGEEASSLTKAFISLVLKEGRESMIQFMANSYVTLYRKQKNVIRGKLTTAVQLSPETEQRMKSMVENRTNGRVEFESEVNPDIIGGFIMEYDTYRMDASVKTRLNTILNTLKK